The Verrucomicrobium spinosum DSM 4136 = JCM 18804 genome includes a region encoding these proteins:
- a CDS encoding DUF1552 domain-containing protein, producing MSNYLSQSWLIDRRHALKALGSFISLPLLECMVPARAAEAVTATPRRSAFIYLANGVHSLNYQITAPGKDYKFSRSLMPLEKHRDVITPISGLHHPGSLSHHHNCINVWLTGGKLGPSDKNTISVDQKMAEITAQHTRYPSLEVAITQESLAWTADGVRLPAMRRCSEIFASMFEEPKGGIAAQRRALRRKGSVLDDNLAEVRRMEKKMGSQDKGRMDQYLTSVREAEIRTRRADAWLDTPLPTISDTDRQRTNRDIADTKAGDYFRTVYDLMVLAFQTDVTRVATFSLGGEGQAIAIPEIGITESRHQLSHHGGDQGYMEKLTNYDTFAIEQYSYFLTRLAETKDINGKSLLGSTMSLFGSGMSYGHSHGNANLPLVLAGGSDLGLKHGQHLDFNATAAGFQGYSLGADGALTTAHYQVCSRPVNSDAHMSNLLLLMAQRMGVETDKFGDSNKVIAI from the coding sequence ATGAGCAACTACCTTTCCCAATCCTGGCTGATCGACCGCCGCCATGCCCTCAAGGCACTGGGCTCTTTCATTTCCCTGCCGCTGCTGGAGTGCATGGTCCCTGCTCGGGCAGCGGAGGCTGTCACCGCCACGCCGCGGCGCAGCGCTTTCATCTATCTGGCAAACGGCGTTCATTCCCTGAACTACCAGATCACCGCGCCGGGGAAGGACTACAAGTTTTCCCGGTCGCTCATGCCGCTTGAGAAGCATCGCGACGTCATCACGCCCATCAGCGGCCTGCATCATCCGGGCAGTCTCAGCCATCACCACAACTGCATCAATGTCTGGCTGACGGGTGGCAAGCTTGGCCCGTCTGACAAAAACACGATCTCCGTGGACCAGAAGATGGCCGAGATCACCGCGCAGCACACCCGCTACCCTTCGCTTGAAGTGGCCATCACCCAGGAATCCCTGGCCTGGACGGCGGACGGGGTCCGGCTGCCGGCCATGCGCCGTTGCAGTGAAATCTTTGCCTCCATGTTCGAGGAGCCAAAGGGCGGCATCGCCGCGCAGCGGCGGGCCTTGCGCCGCAAGGGCAGCGTCCTGGATGACAACCTCGCCGAGGTGCGCCGGATGGAGAAGAAAATGGGCTCTCAGGACAAAGGGCGCATGGATCAATACCTCACCTCCGTCCGCGAGGCGGAGATCCGCACGCGGCGGGCCGATGCCTGGCTGGATACGCCACTGCCCACCATCTCCGACACCGATCGCCAGCGCACCAACCGCGACATCGCCGACACCAAAGCCGGTGACTATTTCCGCACGGTCTATGACCTCATGGTGCTCGCGTTCCAGACGGATGTGACCCGCGTGGCGACCTTCAGCCTCGGTGGCGAAGGCCAGGCCATCGCCATCCCTGAAATCGGCATCACAGAGTCGCGTCACCAGCTCAGCCACCACGGTGGCGATCAGGGCTACATGGAGAAGCTCACCAACTACGACACCTTCGCCATCGAGCAGTACAGCTATTTCCTCACCCGGCTCGCAGAGACCAAGGACATCAACGGCAAGTCGTTGCTTGGCTCCACCATGTCCCTCTTTGGCAGCGGCATGTCCTACGGCCACAGCCATGGCAACGCCAACCTTCCGCTGGTGCTCGCCGGTGGCTCGGATCTCGGGCTGAAGCACGGCCAGCATCTGGACTTCAACGCGACCGCCGCAGGCTTCCAGGGCTACTCTCTTGGCGCGGACGGAGCGCTTACCACCGCGCACTATCAGGTCTGCAGCCGCCCCGTGAACTCCGATGCCCACATGAGCAACCTGCTCCTCCTCATGGCCCAGCGCATGGGCGTGGAGACTGACAAGTTTGGCGACAGCAACAAGGTGATCGCGATCTAA